The following proteins are co-located in the Pedobacter frigiditerrae genome:
- a CDS encoding glycosyltransferase family 2 protein — MKLHKVSIIIPLYNAEKYLMEAINSALNQTYPNIEIIIIDDGSKDESYSIAKKIQAGNIIVVQQTNKGASAARNHGLSLATGDYIQFLDADDLLSPNKIENQLKAIGHLPNYISVCSTIHFWNGDNLDNLVPSSYEDSFLKYKGTPAEFLINLWGGNTAYGSMISIHSWLTPKHIIEKSGIWNEELTYDDDGDFFARVVLNSQGIVYSEHAYCYYRKQKTKSLSDLDSLERFKSMLHSVLLKKEALFRKTNTYPAKLAIYKMLTGVALKCLPKYHNLYKIAISALPKIDPKNYQPSIGGPITQKLVSLFGWKTIRLVQYYLRLKE; from the coding sequence ATGAAACTACATAAAGTTTCTATAATTATACCACTTTATAATGCAGAAAAGTATTTGATGGAAGCAATTAATTCTGCACTTAATCAAACTTATCCAAACATTGAGATTATAATTATTGACGATGGTTCTAAAGATGAGTCATATTCAATTGCAAAAAAAATTCAAGCAGGTAATATAATTGTCGTTCAACAAACAAATAAGGGAGCCAGTGCTGCCAGAAATCACGGGCTAAGTTTAGCAACAGGTGATTACATACAATTTCTGGATGCAGATGACTTGTTAAGTCCAAATAAAATCGAAAATCAATTAAAAGCCATTGGGCATTTACCTAATTATATTTCCGTTTGCAGCACAATTCATTTTTGGAATGGTGACAATTTGGACAATTTAGTACCAAGTAGTTATGAGGACTCGTTCTTGAAATACAAAGGAACTCCCGCTGAATTTCTTATTAATTTATGGGGTGGAAATACTGCATATGGTTCAATGATAAGTATACATTCTTGGTTAACCCCCAAGCATATTATTGAAAAAAGTGGAATATGGAACGAAGAATTGACTTATGATGATGATGGTGATTTTTTTGCTAGAGTTGTGTTAAACTCGCAAGGAATAGTTTATAGTGAGCATGCTTACTGTTATTATAGAAAGCAAAAAACAAAATCCTTATCTGACCTTGATTCTTTAGAAAGATTTAAAAGTATGCTCCATTCAGTTTTGCTAAAAAAGGAAGCTTTATTCAGAAAAACTAATACTTACCCAGCCAAGTTGGCAATTTATAAAATGTTAACGGGGGTAGCTCTAAAATGTCTGCCTAAATATCATAACTTATATAAAATTGCAATTAGCGCCCTACCAAAAATAGACCCTAAAAACTATCAGCCGTCTATTGGGGGCCCGATTACCCAAAAATTAGTAAGTTTATTTGGATGGAAAACCATAAGGCTTGTTCAATATTATTTAAGATTAAAGGAATGA
- a CDS encoding acyltransferase — MQSNKHSDFNLGVQQLRGLAALAVVLCHYGSDLKNYPLLSKIFNKGQLGVHVFFLISGYIILYALLKNNYYPRNFFAFLFKRMIRIDPPYICVIILTLLTFWLLTFIPSYGGKEIPFIPGQFISHLLYIIPFTKWEFYNHIFWTLCVEFQFYILVGTLYFISDSKFYRSFFLLSFSLSCFLNFQNSYYLITNYAPIFAMGMAQIHYTKTKESIYLVLILTSILIVYCKFDALITSILIISAITIYYCNQSLKILSFLGKISYSLYLIHPIVLIYILGIGKNFFGIPENELLYLLIKLVILIPSTYIFYFFIEKKSIELAKRFKYNTNETT; from the coding sequence ATGCAGTCTAATAAGCATTCTGATTTTAACTTAGGTGTTCAACAATTGAGAGGGCTCGCCGCATTAGCTGTGGTACTGTGTCATTATGGGTCAGACCTAAAAAACTATCCTTTACTTTCTAAAATCTTTAATAAAGGACAATTAGGTGTACATGTTTTCTTTTTAATTAGTGGATATATTATTCTCTACGCACTTCTAAAAAACAATTACTATCCACGAAATTTTTTCGCCTTTTTATTCAAAAGAATGATAAGGATAGATCCGCCCTATATTTGCGTCATTATACTTACATTATTAACTTTTTGGTTATTAACTTTTATCCCATCTTATGGAGGGAAAGAAATTCCTTTTATTCCAGGGCAATTTATTTCGCATCTTTTATATATTATTCCATTTACCAAATGGGAATTTTACAATCACATTTTTTGGACTTTATGTGTTGAATTTCAATTTTACATCTTGGTTGGAACATTATATTTTATTAGTGATTCAAAATTTTATAGATCATTTTTTTTATTATCATTTTCTTTAAGTTGTTTTCTTAATTTTCAGAATTCCTATTATTTAATCACCAACTATGCTCCTATTTTCGCTATGGGAATGGCGCAAATACACTATACAAAAACAAAGGAAAGTATCTATTTAGTTCTCATATTAACCAGCATATTAATTGTATACTGTAAATTTGATGCATTAATAACTTCTATACTTATTATTTCTGCAATCACGATTTATTACTGCAATCAATCATTAAAAATACTGTCTTTTTTAGGTAAGATTTCATATTCTCTTTATTTAATCCACCCAATAGTATTAATTTACATTCTTGGAATTGGAAAGAATTTTTTTGGCATTCCAGAAAACGAGCTATTATATTTATTGATCAAGCTAGTAATTTTAATCCCAAGTACTTATATTTTCTATTTTTTTATAGAAAAAAAATCCATCGAACTAGCCAAACGTTTTAAATATAATACTAATGAAACTACATAA
- a CDS encoding glycosyltransferase family 10 domain-containing protein, translated as MKKKIKIKVQNGLSFEGFKEEVFDKNGISTAFNLIKSEHPDIIIFGPYGSDIPSKGNYTRIGYYCECITPDLTNCEWAFGVPTTQEIKDNRYRRIQWHGLDPHSLIKNIDPEKEFAKKIKFCNFLYSNHIPYREEFFRQLSKYKKIDAPGRSMNNMASIDSQYYGSKWDIKRQFLTPYKFTIAFESYSYPGYQTEKLYDAMQMNSIPLYCGDPFINEVFNPKSLVDASSYLMSKNPAMVNFLESNCQYNFKDYQPATYNNLYYKVRRKLKTIGKTQKMKFKLNNLDFSPLIDRIIELDRNPALYINMLAEPFLNGNRVEEDASKSRWIEIFNAV; from the coding sequence TTGAAAAAAAAAATTAAAATCAAAGTCCAAAACGGATTATCATTTGAAGGATTCAAAGAAGAAGTTTTTGATAAGAATGGAATATCCACAGCTTTCAACTTGATAAAATCAGAGCATCCTGATATTATTATTTTTGGACCGTATGGAAGTGATATACCCTCTAAAGGCAATTATACTCGCATTGGATATTATTGTGAATGTATTACACCAGATTTAACCAATTGTGAATGGGCATTTGGTGTTCCAACAACACAAGAGATTAAAGATAATCGTTATAGGAGAATACAATGGCATGGTTTAGATCCTCACTCACTTATCAAGAACATTGATCCAGAGAAGGAATTTGCTAAAAAAATTAAATTCTGCAACTTTCTATATTCTAATCACATTCCGTATCGAGAAGAATTTTTTAGACAGCTTTCTAAATATAAAAAAATAGATGCGCCTGGCAGGTCAATGAATAATATGGCATCTATTGATTCTCAATATTATGGAAGCAAATGGGATATTAAAAGACAATTCTTAACCCCATATAAATTCACAATTGCTTTTGAAAGTTATTCATATCCTGGATATCAGACTGAAAAATTATATGATGCAATGCAAATGAATAGTATTCCACTATATTGTGGTGACCCATTCATAAATGAGGTATTCAACCCAAAAAGCTTAGTTGATGCATCATCTTATTTAATGAGTAAAAACCCTGCTATGGTAAATTTTTTAGAATCTAATTGTCAATATAATTTTAAAGATTACCAACCAGCAACATACAATAATCTATATTACAAGGTTAGACGCAAGCTTAAAACAATAGGTAAGACTCAGAAAATGAAATTTAAACTAAATAACCTAGATTTTAGTCCACTTATTGATCGAATAATTGAACTTGACCGCAACCCTGCTCTATATATAAATATGCTAGCTGAACCGTTTTTAAATGGAAACAGAGTTGAAGAAGATGCAAGTAAATCAAGGTGGATAGAAATTTTTAATGCAGTCTAA
- a CDS encoding glycosyltransferase family 2 protein, which yields MKSFNEFEVTSSHNKKKWPWVNILNSNCYLTRAEWPKISIVTPSYNQAEYIEETILSIIYQNYPNLEFIIIDGGSKDETLAIIKKYESYIKYWVSEPDNGQVEAILKGFKHCTGEIFNWINSDDLLAQNALFNIAEAYLNDSSCSLKVITGGCTHFTNDRTNCESTFVRDLTFDGLISEQSYFQQPSQWIALKTIKDLNIDSNLHYSFDWGMILNLNLKSKEIKYLSINISFFREHEEAKTFKDGLLFKYEKLIIVKEYFKKTKNLRRRVVLFHYIFKLSRYLKIVTEIEKKGKNNLITFLVFGLQSPSLFLMRFYLGRLKSLFLEKKN from the coding sequence TTGAAATCATTTAACGAATTTGAAGTAACTAGCAGTCATAACAAAAAAAAATGGCCGTGGGTAAACATACTTAATTCTAATTGCTATTTGACAAGAGCAGAATGGCCAAAAATTTCTATTGTAACACCAAGCTATAATCAGGCTGAGTATATAGAAGAAACCATATTATCTATCATATACCAAAATTATCCAAATTTAGAATTTATAATTATAGATGGGGGAAGTAAGGACGAAACCTTAGCAATTATAAAAAAATATGAGTCTTACATAAAATATTGGGTAAGCGAACCAGATAATGGCCAAGTAGAAGCTATCTTAAAAGGATTTAAACATTGTACAGGAGAAATATTTAATTGGATAAATAGTGATGACTTATTAGCCCAAAATGCATTATTTAATATTGCTGAAGCTTATCTCAATGATAGTAGCTGTAGCTTAAAGGTTATTACAGGTGGGTGTACTCATTTTACTAATGATAGAACTAACTGTGAAAGCACATTTGTTAGAGACTTAACATTCGATGGGTTGATTAGCGAACAATCCTATTTCCAACAACCTTCTCAATGGATTGCTCTTAAAACAATAAAAGACTTAAATATAGATAGTAATTTACATTATTCTTTCGATTGGGGAATGATTCTAAACCTGAATCTAAAATCAAAAGAGATTAAATACCTATCCATAAACATATCTTTTTTTAGAGAACACGAAGAAGCAAAGACATTTAAAGATGGCCTGCTCTTTAAATACGAAAAACTGATAATAGTAAAAGAATACTTCAAAAAAACTAAAAATTTACGCCGTAGGGTAGTTCTCTTTCATTATATTTTTAAACTGAGCCGTTATTTAAAAATAGTTACTGAAATAGAAAAAAAAGGTAAAAATAACCTAATCACTTTCCTTGTTTTTGGTCTTCAATCTCCCTCACTATTTTTAATGAGATTTTATCTTGGACGTTTAAAATCCCTATTCCTTGAAAAAAAAAATTAA